The sequence below is a genomic window from Planctomycetota bacterium.
GCCGACGTAGGCCGTACAGCGGCAAGTGGCCGTTGGGTGCAAGAGGTCGATCGACGGAACGGCGTCGTCTAGCCGGGGAGACCTCAAAGGCAGGGCACCAACTCGACTCCACAGCCTCCGATCGACTGATGGCCATCACCCCGAACCAACCGATTCAGGAACGCGATCAGCAGCTGCAATCGCTCCTCGACCGACTCGACGCGAAAGACGCCGTAGACGACGGCCGACGTGACCGGCGAAGCGCCCGCGCGACCTTCCGACGCAGCGGCGTCCGGATCACGGTCCACCATCCGGGCGGCAGCAGCACAGAACGCAGCGTCCTGACTCGCGATCTCTCCGCTGGCGGGCTGAGCTTCATCCACGGCGGATACCTCCACATCGACACGCGATGCGACGTCGAACTGGGCCGCTACGTCGGCGGCAAAGACAGCGTCCGCGGCATCGTCCAGCGGTGCGATCACATCGCCGGACACTGGCACACGGTCGGCGTGAAGTTCGACCGACGCATCTTCCCCAAGCTCTACCTCGACCCCGAACACGCAGACTCGGCCGAGCTCGACGTTCGCAATCCCCAGTCGATCTGCGGCCGAGTCCTGCTGCTGGACGATTCCGAACTCGATCGCCGACTGATGCAGCACCACTTGCGTCGGACGCGCGTCGAGCTGACGGGCGTCGCGACGCTCGCCGATGCCGTTGAAGCGATCGCAGGCCAGTCCGCTGACAACCCGTTCAAGCTGGCCATCGTGGATCTCAATTTGGCCGGTGAGGACGCTAGCCTTGCGCCTGGCGAAGTCGTTTCGCGCATCGTCAATGCCGCGGTGCCGAAGGTTGCCGCTTGTAGTGCCGAAACCGACGCCGGCAAGCTCAAGGAGGCGAGAGACGCAGGTGTGTGCGGCGTTCTGAACAAGCCCTATGACACCGAACGTCTCCTGACGTGCATCGCGACCTGGCTTGGAAGCGCCGGCCTGAGCATCGACAGCAAGGAGGCCATCTTCTCAACGATGGCAGCGCAGCCGGAGATGAAGGAGCTGATTAGCGAGTTCGTTCAGAAAGCCCGGGACGAAGCTGACCGTCTGCGGACTGCCGCCGAGGCGGAGGATCTGGCGACATGCCGTGCCATCGCTGTTGGCCTGCGTGGTGGCGGATCGGGCTTCGGCTTTGCTGCGGTAAGCGACGCCGCTTCGGAGCTTGTTACCGGACTCGACTCGACGATGAGCGTCAGTGACTCCGCAGTCGCGCTACAACGACTGCAGGAAGTCTGCGGGAGGCTCTCCGCAGATGCGGAGCAAAGCGAGGACGCAAACGAGCAGCCGCGAGCCATTGCCGCGTGACAAGGTCGACGCAGTCGAGACGTCTACCGATCAGTTGCCCGCCTGTTCGGCCTCAATCTGGGCCTGCATCGCTTCGACCTGCCGGCGGAGGGCGTCGTTGAGCTTGCGGAGTCGTTCGTTCTCCGCACGCAACGCTGCCACAGCGGCTGGACCCTCATCGGCGTTGCCGGCGACGTTCTCGACGATCGCGTTTCGCGTCCGCTCACGCATCTCGCGTCGGCCGCTGCCATCGAGGGTCATGTCCCAGGCGATGAGATACTCGGGTTCGCCGACCTGCTTGAAGCCACGATCTTCGAGGAGCCGCTCGATGCCGGGCATGTGGGCT
It includes:
- a CDS encoding response regulator, with amino-acid sequence MAITPNQPIQERDQQLQSLLDRLDAKDAVDDGRRDRRSARATFRRSGVRITVHHPGGSSTERSVLTRDLSAGGLSFIHGGYLHIDTRCDVELGRYVGGKDSVRGIVQRCDHIAGHWHTVGVKFDRRIFPKLYLDPEHADSAELDVRNPQSICGRVLLLDDSELDRRLMQHHLRRTRVELTGVATLADAVEAIAGQSADNPFKLAIVDLNLAGEDASLAPGEVVSRIVNAAVPKVAACSAETDAGKLKEARDAGVCGVLNKPYDTERLLTCIATWLGSAGLSIDSKEAIFSTMAAQPEMKELISEFVQKARDEADRLRTAAEAEDLATCRAIAVGLRGGGSGFGFAAVSDAASELVTGLDSTMSVSDSAVALQRLQEVCGRLSADAEQSEDANEQPRAIAA